One Mercurialis annua linkage group LG3, ddMerAnnu1.2, whole genome shotgun sequence DNA window includes the following coding sequences:
- the LOC126672537 gene encoding uncharacterized protein LOC126672537, translated as MRKDFEFRVSDYVFLRVSPMKGVVRFGIKGELAPRFLGLYEIIERVRAVAYRLALPPDMSLVYPVVHISMLPKCVSDPSQVIIPQSVEIDQERSYEEQPVEIFDTQSNLIIGKEIHQSLKTDFGIISGFSSFGYS; from the exons ATGCGGAAGGATTTTGAATTTCGTGTTAGCGACtatgtatttcttcgggtttcgcctatgaagggcgttgtacGTTTTGGTATAAAGGGGGAATTAGCACCGAGGTTTCTTGGTCTTTATGAGATCATAGAGAGAGTTCGagcagttgcttatcgtttggcgttaccgccagacatgtctttggtaTATCCAGTGGTCCATATATCGATGTTGCCGaagtgcgtttctgatccttctcaagTGATTATACCACaaagtgttgagattgaccaagagcggTCTTATGAGgagcagcctgttgagattTTCGATACAcag TCTAATTTGATCATTGGTAAGGAAATTCATCAATCTCTTAAG ACTGACTTTGGGATAATTTCTGGGTTTTCTTCCTTTGGTTATTCTTAA